In Mesotoga sp. BH458_6_3_2_1, a single window of DNA contains:
- a CDS encoding ABC transporter permease produces MTVSDFRRSASEFWREFRKVRSGVFGLIFLAIFICILIFEPVIVPYPEANEKWRDITYWQDLPSSAPPSWINLFTSKKRAVSESIEEYAFSETLAGAMRIQEYVFEYDYSASVAPSDVVFHASGVGKPTVVISIQRPDGLSIDLYRKQLEMSPTQDARVSIDRSAQAASMNFGKKYSPSEGVQLQTIKTTDVIFSEAKQGIFRSPSPLAGIYKLKVTLLLQRAEENIENAFVTIAGRVHGILGTDNSKRDIWSGVIAGVKWAMLIGLLTALVSVSIGVIYGVISAYVGGWKDSLMQRIFEIFISVPMLPVLIVMSAVFKPNIWVMIGIMCIFYWVGPVKTVRSMGLQIKEETYIEASRALGASNTRIIFKHMVPLLIPYAFASMALNVPGAIVVEATISLLGLGDATIVTWGQILQAANSGGAMLSGMWWWVVPPGMAIAFMGMTFAFVGFAMDKILNPKLKTR; encoded by the coding sequence ATGACTGTAAGTGATTTCAGAAGATCTGCAAGCGAATTCTGGAGAGAATTCAGAAAGGTTAGATCTGGAGTGTTTGGTCTTATCTTTCTTGCAATATTTATCTGCATTCTAATTTTCGAACCGGTCATTGTACCTTATCCAGAAGCCAATGAAAAGTGGAGAGATATAACTTACTGGCAAGATCTCCCCTCAAGCGCGCCGCCCTCGTGGATAAATCTCTTCACCTCAAAGAAGCGAGCTGTTTCGGAATCCATAGAGGAATACGCTTTTTCGGAGACCCTCGCAGGCGCAATGAGAATACAGGAATATGTCTTTGAATATGATTACTCCGCATCTGTTGCTCCTTCAGATGTTGTTTTCCACGCTTCTGGAGTTGGTAAACCCACTGTGGTTATCTCGATTCAAAGGCCTGACGGCCTTTCAATTGATCTATATAGAAAGCAGCTTGAAATGTCTCCTACTCAGGACGCAAGAGTCTCTATAGACAGATCGGCGCAGGCTGCATCAATGAATTTCGGCAAGAAATACTCTCCTTCAGAAGGGGTCCAGCTTCAAACTATCAAAACCACCGATGTGATCTTCTCCGAAGCAAAGCAAGGGATATTTAGAAGTCCTTCTCCTCTCGCCGGAATATACAAGCTGAAGGTAACCCTCCTGCTTCAAAGAGCAGAGGAAAATATTGAGAACGCCTTCGTGACTATTGCGGGCAGAGTACATGGAATTCTTGGAACGGATAACTCCAAGAGAGATATCTGGAGCGGGGTAATTGCCGGAGTGAAATGGGCAATGTTGATTGGACTCCTTACGGCGCTTGTTTCAGTTTCAATTGGTGTCATTTATGGTGTCATTAGTGCTTACGTCGGCGGATGGAAAGACTCTCTAATGCAGAGGATATTCGAGATATTCATAAGTGTTCCAATGCTTCCCGTTCTCATCGTAATGAGCGCAGTCTTCAAGCCAAACATATGGGTAATGATTGGAATAATGTGTATATTCTACTGGGTTGGACCGGTGAAGACTGTCAGGAGCATGGGACTCCAGATAAAGGAAGAGACCTACATAGAGGCCTCAAGAGCCCTCGGGGCATCTAACACAAGAATAATCTTCAAGCATATGGTGCCTCTGCTTATCCCTTACGCCTTCGCTTCAATGGCGCTCAATGTCCCAGGAGCTATCGTTGTCGAGGCCACGATAAGTTTATTGGGTCTTGGGGACGCGACAATTGTTACCTGGGGTCAGATATTGCAGGCAGCTAACAGTGGAGGCGCGATGCTGAGCGGGATGTGGTGGTGGGTAGTACCGCCGGGGATGGCAATAGCCTTCATGGGGATGACATTCGCATTTGTCGGGTTTGCAATGGATAAGATACTGAACCCGAAACTGAAGACGAGGTAA